The proteins below come from a single Anderseniella sp. Alg231-50 genomic window:
- a CDS encoding EamA family transporter: MDANTINSRDAGSVTQGLVAMWVAVASFSIADAIAKWHGQEGFAAVQIVFFRYFFGLVPVAIALYVAGFHQVRTRRPVAHVFRGVLMSVALALFFWGLKYVPLAEAIAVAFTAPMFITALSVPVLGERVGVARWLAVVVGFAGMLVIVRPGAEAFQPEMLILVAGTAVFALGITYTRRLARTETVTTMFTWTTFVALLVFAPLAWWTWKLPQADHLAGFAVLGLIGGMAHYLVIVAYRNAPAAVIAPQEYMALVWGAIIGWIVWSEVPSAWTWLGAAIVAGAGGFIALREARAAARNRSQA, encoded by the coding sequence ATGGACGCAAATACCATCAACAGCCGCGATGCGGGCAGCGTTACCCAGGGACTGGTGGCCATGTGGGTCGCGGTTGCCTCGTTCTCGATTGCCGATGCGATTGCCAAATGGCACGGGCAGGAGGGTTTTGCGGCAGTCCAGATCGTGTTCTTCCGGTATTTTTTCGGACTGGTCCCGGTCGCCATTGCCCTGTACGTGGCAGGCTTTCACCAGGTGCGGACACGCCGGCCAGTGGCACATGTTTTCCGGGGCGTGTTGATGTCGGTGGCACTGGCCCTGTTTTTCTGGGGCCTGAAATATGTGCCGCTGGCGGAAGCCATTGCGGTGGCGTTTACCGCACCAATGTTCATTACAGCCCTGTCGGTGCCGGTATTGGGCGAGCGGGTGGGCGTGGCCAGGTGGCTGGCTGTTGTCGTCGGGTTTGCCGGCATGCTGGTTATCGTGCGGCCCGGCGCCGAGGCCTTCCAGCCAGAAATGCTGATCCTGGTCGCGGGAACCGCCGTGTTTGCTCTCGGCATCACCTATACGCGGCGGCTGGCGCGGACCGAAACCGTGACTACAATGTTTACCTGGACAACCTTCGTGGCCCTGCTGGTGTTCGCGCCGCTGGCCTGGTGGACCTGGAAGCTGCCGCAGGCCGATCACCTGGCCGGATTTGCAGTACTTGGCCTGATTGGCGGCATGGCGCATTATCTGGTTATCGTGGCTTACCGAAATGCACCGGCGGCGGTTATTGCCCCGCAGGAGTACATGGCGCTTGTATGGGGCGCCATTATCGGCTGGATTGTGTGGTCTGAGGTGCCATCGGCCTGGACATGGCTGGGCGCTGCGATCGTGGCAGGTGCCGGCGGGTTCATTGCCTTGCGCGAAGCCCGGGCAGCAGCTCGAAACCGGTCACAGGCATAA
- a CDS encoding haloalkane dehalogenase, which translates to MEALRTPDERFDDLPGYDFAPNYVDDLPGYEGFRVHYLDEGPVDALQTFLCLPGEPTWAYLYRHMIPVFAEADARVIVPDWLGFGRSDKPANDALYTFHFHRDMMLALISRLDLFNITLVVQDWGGILGLSLPVEMPERFDRLVVMNTAMPVGESLGSGFQDWKDYVASKPDMDCGALMKRAVPHLSEAEAAAYEAPFPDTTYKAGVRRFPQLVMIEPGMEGIETMKRAREFWQHEWFGESFMAVGAKDPVLGVPVMSDLQQIIRGCPAPMVLEDAGHFVQEWGADVARAALASFKA; encoded by the coding sequence ATGGAAGCACTGAGAACCCCGGACGAGCGTTTCGATGATTTGCCGGGCTATGACTTTGCCCCGAATTATGTGGACGATCTGCCGGGTTATGAAGGATTTCGGGTGCATTACCTGGATGAAGGCCCTGTCGATGCGCTACAGACCTTTCTGTGCCTGCCGGGCGAGCCGACCTGGGCGTATCTGTATCGTCACATGATCCCGGTGTTTGCAGAGGCCGATGCACGGGTCATCGTGCCGGACTGGCTGGGCTTCGGCCGCTCCGACAAACCGGCAAACGATGCGCTCTACACGTTTCATTTCCACCGCGACATGATGCTGGCGCTGATCAGCCGCCTGGACCTGTTCAACATCACCCTGGTGGTGCAGGACTGGGGCGGTATTCTGGGCCTGAGCCTGCCGGTTGAAATGCCGGAGCGCTTCGACCGGCTGGTTGTCATGAACACGGCGATGCCGGTCGGCGAGAGCCTCGGGTCCGGGTTTCAGGACTGGAAGGATTATGTGGCAAGCAAGCCGGACATGGACTGCGGTGCCCTTATGAAGCGGGCCGTGCCGCACTTGAGCGAAGCGGAAGCCGCCGCCTACGAGGCACCGTTTCCGGATACAACCTACAAGGCCGGTGTGCGCCGGTTTCCGCAACTGGTGATGATAGAGCCTGGCATGGAAGGCATCGAGACCATGAAGCGGGCGCGTGAATTCTGGCAGCACGAATGGTTCGGCGAGAGTTTCATGGCGGTTGGCGCCAAAGATCCGGTACTCGGCGTGCCGGTGATGAGCGATTTGCAGCAGATCATTCGCGGATGCCCGGCGCCGATGGTGCTGGAAGACGCGGGCCATTTCGTGCAGGAGTGGGGAGCTGATGTTGCACGTGCCGCATTGGCGTCATTCAAGGCGTGA
- a CDS encoding class I SAM-dependent RNA methyltransferase, which yields MADLTIEAMGARGEGIARGDGAPVYVPYALPGERVRADVKGDRGRLADVVGASPDRVSPECAHFGSCGGCLLQHWSQLPYAQWKRQLVVEALSRKGLTEIEVAPLVDAHGAGRRRVTLTVARGKAGFSAHRSHDHVPVITCPVLVPQLAQAPKIATALVQALGLKKPQRVYLLASDTGLDCELVGVDDPELDARVRIADIAEEYGLARVTASGDMLIERGRPALDVDGATVTPPPGGFAQATAAGEQALASIVVPALAGHAVVADLFCGWGAFGLRLAKASRVLAVDSDKPAIAALETAARGATGLKPLVARTHDLMRDPLTAPELKGITGAVFDPPRAGAGAQAAELAAAGNIQKVVGVSCDAATFARDASVLVQGGFTLERVVPVDQFRYSAHVEMVGIFSR from the coding sequence GTGGCTGACCTGACAATCGAGGCGATGGGGGCGCGCGGCGAAGGCATCGCCCGCGGTGATGGTGCTCCGGTCTATGTACCGTACGCTCTGCCGGGCGAACGGGTCCGGGCCGATGTGAAGGGCGACCGTGGCCGGCTGGCCGACGTCGTTGGAGCTTCGCCGGACAGGGTGAGCCCGGAATGCGCACATTTCGGCAGCTGCGGCGGCTGCCTGCTGCAGCACTGGTCGCAACTCCCATATGCCCAATGGAAACGGCAACTGGTCGTCGAAGCATTGTCGCGCAAGGGGCTGACCGAAATTGAAGTTGCACCGTTGGTTGATGCGCACGGGGCCGGGCGCCGGCGCGTCACGTTGACGGTGGCGCGCGGCAAGGCCGGGTTTTCAGCGCACCGTTCGCATGACCATGTGCCTGTCATCACCTGCCCGGTCCTGGTGCCCCAACTGGCGCAGGCCCCGAAAATTGCGACTGCCCTCGTTCAGGCTCTCGGCCTCAAGAAACCGCAGCGGGTTTATCTGCTCGCCAGTGATACCGGGCTGGATTGCGAACTCGTGGGAGTTGACGATCCCGAGCTTGATGCGCGTGTACGGATAGCGGACATAGCCGAGGAGTATGGCCTGGCGCGGGTGACTGCATCGGGGGACATGCTGATCGAGCGCGGCCGGCCCGCACTTGATGTAGACGGCGCAACAGTGACACCGCCACCGGGCGGGTTTGCCCAGGCGACCGCGGCGGGCGAACAGGCGCTTGCGTCCATCGTCGTACCCGCACTTGCCGGGCATGCCGTCGTGGCTGACCTGTTTTGCGGATGGGGGGCGTTCGGCCTGCGACTGGCGAAGGCTTCAAGGGTGCTTGCGGTGGATTCCGACAAGCCCGCGATTGCGGCTCTTGAGACTGCTGCCCGCGGCGCAACCGGGCTGAAACCGCTGGTTGCCCGGACGCACGACCTGATGCGGGATCCGCTGACTGCGCCTGAGCTGAAGGGCATCACCGGCGCGGTGTTCGATCCGCCGCGTGCCGGGGCTGGCGCACAGGCAGCGGAACTGGCAGCTGCCGGAAACATTCAAAAAGTTGTTGGAGTGTCGTGCGATGCCGCAACATTTGCGCGCGATGCAAGCGTGCTGGTCCAGGGCGGGTTCACGCTTGAACGCGTTGTACCGGTGGACCAGTTCAGGTATTCCGCCCATGTGGAAATGGTGGGGATATTCAGCCGGTGA
- a CDS encoding EamA family transporter, which produces MSGERKDRIDLAGAGWLVTFALVMGINQVLVKLVNAGLAPVFQAALRSACALVPVLLYAHFTRRKLSISDGSLVPGLFCGALFAAEFMLTFSAFDYTSVARATMLFYTMPFWLACAAHFMIPGERLTPLRVLGLAMAVAGVGWALLRNDHPATEYALVGDLMCLVAAFCWAGIALLARTTALSRSSPEMQLVYQLAVSAAIMLPLAPVFGDLVRDFTPLIGGLFVFQVLVVVSFGFLMWFRVLAVYPASDMASFGFLTPLFGVMFGWMILGETITLEFVGALALVCTGIVLVNRKKKAAAGQPAR; this is translated from the coding sequence GTGAGTGGTGAGCGCAAGGACAGGATTGATCTGGCCGGTGCCGGGTGGCTGGTGACCTTTGCGCTGGTTATGGGTATCAACCAGGTGCTTGTGAAACTGGTGAATGCGGGGTTGGCGCCTGTGTTTCAGGCCGCTTTGCGTTCGGCCTGCGCGCTGGTGCCGGTGTTGCTCTATGCTCACTTCACCAGGCGCAAGCTGTCGATCAGTGACGGCAGTCTGGTGCCGGGACTTTTTTGCGGCGCATTGTTTGCCGCTGAATTCATGCTGACGTTTTCTGCGTTCGATTACACCTCTGTCGCGCGGGCCACGATGCTGTTTTACACCATGCCGTTCTGGCTGGCATGTGCTGCTCATTTCATGATCCCGGGCGAGCGGTTGACGCCGCTTCGGGTGCTGGGGCTGGCGATGGCCGTCGCCGGTGTCGGCTGGGCACTGTTGCGCAATGATCACCCGGCAACCGAATATGCACTGGTGGGCGACCTGATGTGTCTTGTTGCGGCGTTTTGCTGGGCGGGTATCGCGCTGCTGGCCCGTACCACAGCATTGTCCAGATCGTCGCCTGAGATGCAGCTTGTCTACCAGCTTGCGGTATCTGCGGCGATCATGCTGCCGCTGGCGCCGGTGTTCGGCGACCTGGTGCGCGATTTTACACCGCTGATCGGAGGCCTGTTTGTCTTTCAGGTCCTGGTGGTTGTGAGTTTCGGTTTTCTGATGTGGTTTCGGGTACTGGCAGTTTACCCGGCTTCCGATATGGCTTCATTCGGTTTTCTGACGCCATTGTTCGGGGTGATGTTCGGCTGGATGATACTGGGCGAGACCATTACGCTGGAGTTTGTCGGTGCGCTGGCACTGGTGTGTACCGGTATCGTGCTGGTCAACCGCAAGAAGAAAGCGGCCGCCGGTCAACCTGCCCGATGA
- a CDS encoding L,D-transpeptidase produces MSDRQISRRNMLVGTSATLLAAPLTSPATAEPFSIDSISNWIKTRGGFDEEPRRGDITGSVAPTNAPAAPQPQYQRPADTYEPQPVPGQRPPLESPIDYPIEKVSPASIKPQFRRQLVRYSGREWPGTIVVDTRKRQLFHVREGGMAMRYGIGVGRAGFTWAGEAYIARKARWPRWTPPAEMVARDPKAAKWPLGMPGGPKNPLGARALYLFDLTGRDTLYRIHGTNDPSSIGKNLSSGCIRMLNQDIAELHLRVTLKSRVVVLNHRAG; encoded by the coding sequence ATGAGTGACCGACAGATATCACGCCGCAACATGCTGGTTGGCACCAGTGCGACGCTATTGGCAGCTCCACTGACAAGCCCTGCAACGGCCGAACCCTTCAGTATCGACAGTATCTCCAACTGGATAAAAACCCGCGGTGGTTTTGACGAAGAGCCGCGCCGCGGTGACATCACAGGTTCGGTTGCACCGACCAACGCCCCTGCAGCACCACAGCCGCAATATCAGCGCCCTGCGGATACCTATGAGCCGCAGCCGGTCCCGGGCCAGCGCCCGCCGCTCGAATCACCGATCGACTATCCGATCGAGAAAGTCAGCCCGGCCAGCATCAAACCGCAGTTCCGCCGCCAGCTTGTTCGGTATTCCGGCAGGGAATGGCCCGGCACGATTGTCGTGGACACCAGGAAGCGGCAGCTGTTTCATGTTCGCGAAGGCGGCATGGCCATGCGCTATGGCATTGGGGTCGGTCGCGCCGGCTTTACCTGGGCGGGCGAGGCTTACATCGCCCGCAAGGCACGCTGGCCGCGCTGGACGCCGCCGGCCGAGATGGTCGCCCGTGATCCCAAGGCAGCGAAATGGCCGCTCGGCATGCCGGGAGGGCCAAAAAATCCGCTCGGTGCCCGCGCGCTCTACCTGTTTGATCTTACCGGCCGCGATACATTGTACCGCATTCACGGCACCAATGACCCATCCTCTATCGGCAAGAACCTGTCATCAGGCTGTATCCGCATGTTGAACCAGGACATTGCAGAGCTTCACTTGCGGGTGACACTCAAATCCCGTGTCGTGGTGCTCAATCATCGGGCAGGTTGA
- a CDS encoding tetratricopeptide repeat protein, whose translation MKFTPIALAAILAIGTSFTAAHAAGSDSSTSTKTCKNGWVYSSSKKKCVKQTSEVVPDKSLKAQGWALARAGQYENAVDLFRLVADKRDPEALNGLGYTHRKMGKVEQGITFYQKALDANPDYILAREYLGEGYVKLGKMDLAREQLTEIGTRCGTACEEYLLLSQAIDTGKPIY comes from the coding sequence ATGAAGTTTACCCCTATTGCCCTGGCCGCAATCCTTGCCATCGGCACATCGTTTACTGCAGCTCACGCTGCTGGCTCAGACAGTTCAACTTCAACCAAGACCTGCAAAAATGGCTGGGTTTATTCCAGCAGCAAGAAGAAATGCGTAAAGCAGACCTCTGAAGTTGTTCCTGACAAGTCACTGAAAGCCCAGGGCTGGGCTCTTGCCCGCGCCGGCCAGTATGAGAACGCTGTCGACCTGTTCCGCCTGGTCGCTGACAAGCGCGACCCCGAAGCTCTCAACGGACTCGGCTATACGCACCGCAAAATGGGCAAGGTGGAACAAGGCATCACGTTCTACCAGAAGGCCCTGGACGCCAATCCGGATTACATCCTGGCCCGCGAATACCTCGGCGAAGGGTATGTAAAACTGGGCAAGATGGACCTTGCACGCGAGCAGCTGACCGAAATCGGTACGCGCTGCGGCACAGCATGTGAAGAATACCTGCTGCTGTCCCAGGCCATCGATACCGGCAAGCCGATTTACTGA
- a CDS encoding M48 family metallopeptidase yields the protein MTRRSTLQTALMLVMALAVSGCAETKLLAQLDAGVSGARLSAEKEATGVSVAPAGTSNFRRQQIIGNDLAQRALGVMKRSRDTELEDHLNAIVTRLKTTPEHGASGLFYKVYLVDSPHANAFTPGGGHIFVTTGIVTKLRTEGQMAMVLAHEMAHNRASHVVKGHDGQSLNKRVTAFGKRIFDDGLGVPWLSSGVKALADTSLSSYTRAQEEEADMLGFRYFVSAGYDPHEAPRSFAALITVDAQKKSIFDVFDGYPQGIRRAEEMNAMVHAAYRDVDTSHLRRNTKAYVDLASAYWQ from the coding sequence GTGACAAGACGTTCAACATTACAAACCGCACTGATGCTGGTGATGGCTCTGGCCGTAAGCGGGTGTGCCGAAACCAAGTTGCTTGCGCAGCTGGATGCTGGAGTTTCAGGCGCCCGTTTGAGCGCCGAAAAAGAAGCAACAGGTGTTTCGGTAGCTCCGGCAGGTACGTCCAATTTCAGGCGTCAGCAAATTATTGGTAATGATCTTGCCCAACGCGCGCTCGGCGTGATGAAGCGGTCCAGAGACACCGAGCTTGAAGACCATCTGAATGCGATCGTGACACGGCTGAAGACGACCCCGGAACACGGCGCTTCGGGATTGTTTTACAAGGTGTACCTGGTGGACAGCCCGCATGCCAATGCGTTTACACCGGGCGGTGGTCATATCTTTGTCACAACCGGCATTGTGACCAAGCTGCGCACCGAAGGCCAGATGGCGATGGTGCTAGCGCATGAAATGGCACACAACCGGGCAAGCCATGTGGTAAAGGGGCACGATGGCCAGTCGTTGAACAAGCGCGTCACGGCCTTCGGGAAACGGATTTTTGATGACGGGCTTGGAGTTCCCTGGCTTAGCAGCGGTGTAAAGGCGCTGGCTGACACCAGTTTGAGCAGCTATACGCGGGCCCAGGAAGAAGAAGCCGACATGCTTGGTTTCCGGTACTTCGTTTCCGCGGGTTACGATCCTCACGAGGCACCGCGCAGCTTTGCAGCCCTTATTACAGTCGATGCGCAGAAAAAAAGCATTTTCGATGTTTTCGATGGCTATCCCCAAGGTATTAGACGTGCCGAGGAAATGAATGCCATGGTGCATGCTGCTTACCGCGATGTGGACACCAGTCACCTCAGACGCAACACCAAGGCTTATGTGGACCTTGCGTCAGCTTACTGGCAGTAG
- a CDS encoding Gfo/Idh/MocA family oxidoreductase encodes MQHLPAILANRIADRGPVRVGVIGAGKFGSMFLNQVPFSPHLSVAVIADLDPERARAACRTVGWHDDQISRTRFTDDGMDLIADPAVEVVMEITGSPAAGCAHALAAAQHGKHIIMVNVEADVLAGPVLADAHRSAGTVYSMASGDQPALVCEIVDWARTCGLEIICAGKGTRYQPGFHDVTPDDVWTHYGLSPEQAAAAGMNSQMFNSFLDGTKSAIEMAAIANATGLNAPGNGLKFPAVDFDNLQNTLIPTDAGGTLDGEGFVEVVASEHRGEATEMHNHLRWGVYAVFKAPNQYARDCFLQYGLKTDQSGYYAAMYRPYHLIGLELGVSAANAAIRGEATGTTAEWRGDVVAVAKKDLAAGDMLDGEGGYTAWGKLMPAGASHRSRALPIGLAHGVSLIRPVKHGATITYDDVDTLPDNAARTCRQKLENSADFSI; translated from the coding sequence ATGCAACATCTTCCCGCTATTCTCGCCAACAGAATTGCCGACCGCGGGCCGGTTCGGGTCGGCGTAATCGGTGCCGGCAAATTCGGCTCGATGTTCCTCAACCAGGTCCCGTTCTCGCCGCACCTGTCGGTTGCCGTGATCGCAGACCTTGATCCTGAACGCGCCCGCGCCGCCTGCCGCACGGTGGGCTGGCACGACGACCAGATATCCCGGACACGCTTCACCGATGACGGCATGGACCTGATCGCCGACCCGGCTGTTGAGGTTGTCATGGAAATCACCGGCTCACCGGCCGCCGGCTGCGCCCATGCACTTGCCGCAGCCCAGCACGGCAAACACATCATCATGGTCAATGTCGAAGCAGATGTCCTGGCAGGCCCGGTCCTGGCTGACGCACACCGCAGCGCAGGCACTGTTTACTCCATGGCATCCGGCGACCAGCCGGCCCTGGTCTGTGAGATCGTCGACTGGGCCAGAACCTGCGGCCTGGAAATCATCTGTGCCGGCAAAGGCACCCGCTACCAGCCCGGGTTCCATGATGTCACTCCGGATGATGTATGGACCCATTATGGCCTTTCCCCGGAACAGGCGGCGGCTGCAGGCATGAACTCGCAGATGTTCAACTCGTTTCTGGACGGCACCAAATCCGCCATTGAAATGGCGGCAATTGCCAACGCCACCGGGCTCAACGCCCCCGGCAACGGGCTGAAATTCCCCGCCGTCGACTTCGATAACCTGCAAAACACACTGATTCCGACCGATGCCGGGGGCACGCTTGACGGCGAAGGGTTTGTTGAAGTCGTTGCCTCCGAGCATCGTGGCGAGGCAACCGAAATGCACAATCACCTGCGCTGGGGTGTCTACGCAGTGTTCAAGGCCCCCAACCAGTATGCCCGCGACTGTTTCCTGCAATACGGCCTCAAGACCGACCAGTCGGGCTACTATGCAGCCATGTACCGACCCTATCATCTGATCGGCCTCGAACTTGGTGTTTCCGCTGCCAACGCCGCAATCCGTGGCGAAGCAACCGGAACCACAGCTGAGTGGCGGGGAGATGTTGTGGCCGTTGCCAAGAAAGACCTCGCTGCCGGCGACATGTTGGATGGCGAAGGCGGGTACACCGCATGGGGCAAGTTGATGCCTGCCGGTGCATCACACCGCTCCCGCGCCCTGCCCATCGGTCTTGCACATGGTGTCAGCCTGATCCGCCCGGTGAAACACGGCGCAACGATCACATATGACGATGTGGACACTCTGCCTGACAACGCAGCCCGCACATGTCGCCAAAAACTCGAGAATTCCGCCGATTTCTCGATATAA
- a CDS encoding FAD-dependent monooxygenase translates to MHISIAGAGIAGLASAIALSQNGHSVSVFEQAARLEAIGAGLQLGPNAVRVLENLGVWSELEAQCCAPDRIRICDAISGRQLSELDLGDSFTRKFGSPYRVAHRADLINALAQSASRIADITIVNDCRITGLEPGASTCVKTLSGEAHETDLVVAADGIRSQLRAHIGLENQPRLSGETLYRALAPASDLPAGLDPDAVYLWLAPGAHVVHYRVSGGRRLNIVASIEQPADQTGWNNIASRGDVLAALPGAASALRDLLSAPASWLAWTGADLDPFTSWSRDNCVLVGDAAHASLPYLAQGAAMALEDAECLAACIGDGSGDLTAALVRYESRRQPRTARIIEESRRNAGIYHMRGPKAQARNLALRFMPGSMQMQRLAWIYASPPDNGSPR, encoded by the coding sequence TTGCATATTTCAATCGCCGGGGCAGGTATTGCGGGCTTGGCGTCTGCCATCGCACTTTCACAAAACGGTCACTCGGTATCGGTTTTTGAGCAAGCCGCCCGTCTTGAGGCGATTGGCGCGGGGCTTCAATTGGGCCCCAACGCCGTCCGGGTACTTGAAAACCTGGGCGTCTGGAGCGAGCTCGAAGCGCAATGCTGCGCACCGGATCGAATTCGCATCTGTGATGCGATCAGCGGTCGGCAGTTGTCTGAGCTGGATCTTGGCGACAGTTTTACCAGGAAGTTCGGCAGCCCCTACCGTGTTGCGCACCGGGCCGACCTGATCAATGCACTGGCGCAATCCGCATCGCGCATTGCCGATATCACGATCGTCAACGATTGCCGGATTACCGGGTTGGAACCGGGTGCATCCACATGCGTGAAAACCCTGTCCGGAGAGGCCCATGAAACCGACCTTGTGGTCGCGGCAGACGGTATCCGCTCGCAGCTCCGGGCGCATATCGGACTTGAAAACCAACCGCGCCTGAGCGGTGAGACGCTGTACCGGGCCCTTGCACCAGCCAGCGACCTGCCCGCCGGCCTGGACCCCGACGCAGTCTACCTCTGGCTGGCACCGGGCGCCCATGTCGTGCACTACCGGGTATCAGGCGGCCGCCGGCTCAACATCGTCGCCAGTATTGAACAACCGGCAGACCAGACAGGCTGGAACAACATAGCCAGCCGCGGCGACGTGCTTGCCGCACTGCCGGGTGCCGCGTCCGCTCTGCGCGACCTGTTGTCCGCCCCGGCAAGCTGGCTCGCCTGGACCGGTGCCGACCTTGACCCGTTCACCTCATGGAGCCGGGACAATTGCGTGCTGGTCGGTGATGCCGCTCATGCATCCCTGCCCTACCTTGCCCAGGGCGCTGCCATGGCCCTGGAAGACGCCGAATGCCTTGCCGCCTGCATCGGTGATGGAAGCGGTGATCTGACAGCCGCCCTTGTCCGCTACGAAAGCCGCCGCCAACCGCGCACCGCCCGCATTATCGAAGAGTCCCGCCGCAATGCCGGCATCTACCATATGCGCGGCCCGAAGGCTCAGGCCCGCAACCTGGCTCTCCGGTTCATGCCGGGATCCATGCAGATGCAACGGCTCGCCTGGATTTACGCGTCACCGCCGGATAACGGCTCGCCCCGGTAG
- a CDS encoding aminotransferase class I/II-fold pyridoxal phosphate-dependent enzyme has protein sequence MGFIADSLTRIQPSATIAISTKAMELKAAGRDVIGLSAGEPDFDTPDNIKEAAIKAIRDGRTKYTPVDGVPELKQAICAKFERDNGLKYKPSQVSVGTGGKQVLFNALLATLNPGDEVIVPAPYWVSYPDIVLLGGGKPVFVETTLDNGFKLQADALEAAITPKTKWLVFNSPSNPSGAAYSHAELKALTDVLMRHPQVWVLTDDMYEHLVYDDFKFVTPAQVEPALLERTLTMNGVSKAYAMTGWRIGFAAGPEILINAMRKLQSQSTSNPSSISQWAAVEALNGPQDFIASNNEKFKDRRDLVVSMLNQARGLSCPTPEGAFYVYPSCEGLIGKTTPSGHLIKNDEDFVTALLADEGVAAVHGAAFGLEPFFRVSYATSNEALEDACERIQRFCNNLK, from the coding sequence ATGGGTTTCATCGCAGACTCGCTCACTCGTATTCAACCGTCAGCTACGATCGCGATTTCAACGAAAGCCATGGAACTCAAAGCAGCGGGCCGCGATGTCATCGGGCTGTCCGCCGGTGAGCCCGACTTCGATACACCTGACAATATCAAGGAAGCCGCCATCAAGGCGATCCGTGACGGACGCACCAAGTATACCCCGGTTGATGGCGTGCCTGAACTGAAGCAGGCAATTTGCGCCAAATTCGAGCGTGACAACGGGCTCAAGTACAAGCCATCGCAGGTTTCGGTCGGAACCGGCGGCAAGCAGGTTTTGTTCAACGCGCTGCTGGCGACGCTCAACCCGGGCGATGAAGTGATTGTGCCGGCACCGTATTGGGTGAGCTATCCCGATATCGTATTGCTCGGCGGTGGCAAGCCGGTGTTTGTCGAGACGACCCTGGACAACGGGTTCAAGCTGCAGGCGGACGCCCTGGAAGCCGCGATTACCCCCAAAACCAAGTGGCTTGTGTTCAACTCGCCGTCAAACCCGTCGGGCGCGGCATACAGTCATGCCGAACTGAAGGCCCTGACGGATGTGTTGATGAGACATCCGCAAGTCTGGGTGCTGACCGACGATATGTACGAGCATCTGGTCTATGATGATTTCAAGTTTGTGACCCCGGCCCAGGTCGAACCTGCGTTGCTCGAGCGCACCTTGACCATGAACGGTGTATCCAAGGCCTATGCAATGACCGGATGGCGTATCGGTTTTGCGGCCGGTCCGGAAATTCTGATAAATGCCATGCGGAAGCTGCAGTCGCAGTCCACATCCAACCCGTCGTCGATCTCGCAGTGGGCGGCGGTCGAGGCCCTGAACGGGCCACAGGATTTCATTGCCAGCAACAATGAAAAATTCAAGGATCGCCGGGATCTGGTCGTGTCGATGCTGAACCAGGCGAGAGGATTGTCATGCCCAACCCCGGAAGGTGCATTTTATGTGTATCCATCCTGTGAAGGGCTGATTGGCAAGACCACACCGTCAGGCCACCTGATCAAGAATGATGAGGATTTTGTGACAGCCCTGCTGGCTGACGAGGGTGTTGCAGCAGTGCATGGCGCGGCATTTGGACTGGAGCCGTTTTTCCGGGTTTCATATGCAACGTCCAACGAAGCGCTGGAGGACGCATGCGAACGTATTCAGCGGTTCTGCAACAATCTGAAATAG
- a CDS encoding DUF992 domain-containing protein: protein MKRIASAAVLTLGIVAASSGPASADGVGINIGNLECLVEGGIGLIVTSSKSMDCVYKSTSGREDVYVGRLTKFGLDIGVTGEARMIWGVFAPGIVEYGALSGRYVGASAEATAGVGAGANALVGGANITLQPLSVQVQTGLNAALGVSSMTLEPAD, encoded by the coding sequence ATGAAACGTATTGCTTCAGCCGCTGTTTTGACCCTTGGGATTGTTGCGGCCTCTTCCGGACCGGCGTCAGCCGACGGGGTGGGGATCAATATCGGTAATCTGGAATGTCTTGTCGAAGGCGGGATCGGTTTGATCGTCACTTCGTCAAAATCCATGGATTGCGTCTACAAATCAACCAGCGGGCGCGAAGATGTTTATGTCGGAAGGCTGACAAAGTTCGGTCTCGATATCGGGGTAACCGGCGAAGCCCGCATGATATGGGGGGTTTTCGCTCCTGGTATCGTTGAATACGGCGCGCTTTCGGGCCGGTATGTCGGCGCATCCGCGGAAGCCACAGCTGGTGTTGGCGCCGGTGCAAACGCCCTGGTCGGTGGGGCCAATATCACACTGCAGCCATTGAGCGTCCAGGTGCAGACTGGTCTCAACGCGGCGCTTGGTGTGTCCAGCATGACACTTGAGCCGGCTGACTGA